A part of Babylonia areolata isolate BAREFJ2019XMU chromosome 6, ASM4173473v1, whole genome shotgun sequence genomic DNA contains:
- the LOC143283519 gene encoding uncharacterized protein LOC143283519 produces MNSNGNMSSSSNTILSDALNETQADPIGELCMVVNLSAFQFHDESKDVMSAQVSSVVNNVIHAVLFPALIFIGFPSNMVNMVVFFRHGLKQRINLCLFCLSALDLLFVTMAFLIYMEKLSNKDFTTSYRKFGQIAMMIFNNHLNILYSGSVFSSQYVSAVIAGERCICVVWPLKSSTLLKTRTIGIVLLVGSLVVFGVFSVVSMKYRMICILDSVSGLTAYYVVTSEFYRTNEKLVNTLDGLVNGAGLPVSLCTFVLITTVITAVHLQKSSQFQNESSSSSATTLSARNVAVTRMLIYLSIQFIVLNTPTMLFRISFIFLPELSVTKDWANLFFCFMAITELCCVISSSVNFLVYYFFGSKYRESVLEMLCMGRKRNF; encoded by the coding sequence ATGAACAGTAACGGGAACATGAGCAGTTCATCAAACACTATTTTATCGGATGCTCTAAATGAGACCCAGGCAGATCCAATTGGCGAGCTGTGTATGGTGGTGAACCTCTCCGCTTTCCAGTTTCACGATGAAAGCAAAGACGTGATGAGCGCCCAAGTGAGCAGCGTCGTCAACAACGTGATCCATGCTGTCCTCTTCCCTGCCCTCATCTTCATCGGCTTTCCCAGCAACATGGTCAACATGGTGGTGTTCTTCAGGCACGGCCTGAAGCAACGGATCaacctgtgtctcttctgtctgtctgcactggacTTGCTCTTCGTTACCATGGCTTTCCTTATCTACATGGAGAAGCTCAGTAACAAAGATTTCACCACTTCTTACAGGAAATTTGGACAAATTGCCATGATGATCTTCAACAATCACCTTAATATTTTGTACTCCGGCTCTGTGTTTTCTTCGCAGTATGTCTCTGCTGTCATTGCTGGGGAGAGATGTATTTGTGTGGTCTGGCCTTTAAAATCTAGCACTTTGCTGAAAACCAGAACTATCGGCATTGTTCTCCTAGTTGGCAGTCTTGTTGTCTTTGGAGTATTTTCTGTAGTGTCGATGAAATACCGCATGATATGTATACTTGATTCAGTTAGTGGGCTGACAGCCTACTACGTGGTCACCAGTGAATTCTACAGAACCAACGAGAAACTGGTGAACACTCTGGATGGGTTGGTGAATGGAGCCGGCCTGCCTGTTAGCTTGTGCACGTTCGTCCTCATCACAACAGTCATCACAGCCGTCCACCTTCAGAAGAGCTCGCAGTTCCAGAAtgaatcttcctcctcctctgccacaACCCTGTCAGCCCGTAACGTGGCTGTGACCAGGATGCTCATCTACTTATCCATACAGTTTATTGTTTTGAACACACCGACCATGCTATTCAGAATCTCTTTCATCTTTCTTCCAGAGCTCAGCGTGACAAAAGACTGGGCCAACCTGTTCTTCTGTTTTATGGCTATTACggagctgtgctgtgttatcaGTTCCTCGGTCAATTTCTTGGTGTATTATTTCTTTGGCTCCAAGTACCGCGAGAGCGTGTTGGAGATGCTGTGcatgggaagaaagagaaattTCTGA